Below is a genomic region from Deltaproteobacteria bacterium.
AAGGAAGCTGCCAAAAAAAGTGAGCTATTAAAGCAACCTGTAAAGAAATTGTCAGATCGTTCGGCCGAGGGGGGCGATGTTGCCAACTCTCTCATTAATTTAAAGTTAAAAGTGGAAGAACTGGACCCCTCAAAGTTTAGCTTTGAAGAAGGCTGGGTTTCTAGAACTCTTGGCTTTTTACCAGGGGTGGGGAATCCTTTAAAAAAATATTTTTCTAAATTTGAATCAGCCCAAGATGTGATCGCTGCTATTATTAAATCATTGGAAAGCGGAAGGGACCAACTAACTCGAGATAATATCACTTTAGTAGAAGATCAAAAATCGATGCGAGAAATTAGTGACAAGCTTGAGAATATGATAAAATTCTCTCAAGTTATTGATCAAAAATTAGTGTACAAATTAGAGCGGGAAGTGACTCCTGCCAGTGAGCAACACAAGTTTTTAAGTGAAGAGATTTTATTCCCTCTTCGTCAGCGTGTGATTGATCTTCAACAACAAATGGCAGTAAATCAACAAGGAGTCATTGCTACCGAAATTATTATGAGAAACAATAAAGAACTTATTCGTGGTGTGAATAGATCATTGAATGTCACCGTGAGTGCGCTTCAAGTTGCTG
It encodes:
- a CDS encoding toxic anion resistance protein, translated to METKTIQKNELDTLLSVDQIKKDLVLHSPQEVQGNLPGGSDLDQKAAQFVDKILNLNPQDYKNKEEQKNAVDTFGLDLQKEAAKKSELLKQPVKKLSDRSAEGGDVANSLINLKLKVEELDPSKFSFEEGWVSRTLGFLPGVGNPLKKYFSKFESAQDVIAAIIKSLESGRDQLTRDNITLVEDQKSMREISDKLENMIKFSQVIDQKLVYKLEREVTPASEQHKFLSEEILFPLRQRVIDLQQQMAVNQQGVIATEIIMRNNKELIRGVNRSLNVTVSALQVAATVAMALANQKIVLDKINSVNQTTNDLIAGTAVRLKTQGVEIQKQASSASLNMDTLKVAFQDLKIAMDDIAQFRQKALPQMAEAVLQMNKLTDEAQQTIKKMDKGNESQNIST